The following proteins are encoded in a genomic region of Sebastes fasciatus isolate fSebFas1 chromosome 12, fSebFas1.pri, whole genome shotgun sequence:
- the rhbdl2 gene encoding rhomboid-related protein 2 produces MEDIDIEQLEPLDRDGKPLSSSADEPDGGKKNGCCEKFQDSVSRWMLPADSRKTYLERANCCPPPIFIILISIAELGVFIYYAVWKPQKQWVTLDEGIWKSPLTYKSDRRQEAWRFISYMFVHAGVEHIVGNLIMQLLLGIPLELVHKGFEVGMIYMAGVLAGSLASSIFDPLSALVGASGGVYALIGGYFMNAVVNFREMIPLLGVFRILAIVIFVLTDFGFAFYRRFATDEDGMKVSFVAHFGGIVAGMTIGYVFFSDYNKKLLKDPRFWLCIAGYVVFLIFAVAFNIFLSPAT; encoded by the exons ATGGAGGACATCGACATCGAGCAGCTGGAGCCTTTGGACCGAGACGGGAAACCGCTCAGCAGTTCAGCGGACGAGCCTGACGGTGGCAAAAAGAATGGATGTTGTGAGAAGTTCCAGGATTCGGTCTCCAGATGGATGCTTCCAGCGGACTCCCGCAAAACGTACCTGGAACGGGCCAACTGCTGCCCGCCCcccatcttcatcatcctcatcagtaTTGCAGAG CTGGGAGTGTTTATCTACTACGCTGTGTGGAAGCCTCAGAAGCAGTGGGTGACCCTGGATGAAGGCATCTGGAAAAGCCCCCTCACATACAAGTCTGATCGGCGGCAGGAAGCATGGCGCTTTATCTCCTACATGTTTGTCCACGCTGG TGTGGAGCACATCGTGGGAAACCTGATAATGCAGCTGCTGCTGGGCATCCCGCTGGAACTGGTCCACAAAGGATTTGAAGTGGGGATGATTTACATGGCGGGCGTCCTGGCAG GCTCGTTGGCCAGCTCCATCTTTGATCCTCTCAGTGCTTTGGTGGGGGCTTCTGGGGGTGTTTATGCTCTAATTGGAGGCTACTTTATGAACGCAGTGGTG AATTTTCGAGAGATGATTCCTCTCCTTGGAGTATTTCGTATCCTCGCCATAGTGATATTTG TTCTTACAGATTTTGGCTTTGCCTTCTACAGAAGATTTGCCACCGACGAGGATGGTATGAAG GTGTCCTTTGTGGCTCATTTTGGAGGAATCGTGGCCGGGATGACCATTGGCTACGTCTTCTTCAGCGATTACAACAAGAAGCTACTCAAAGACCCACG